GCAAGTCTTCAGCCGCTGGGGCCAGCTGGTGTACACGGGCAGCCAGCCCTGGCGCGGTACGGACGGCAATACCGATGCGCCCGAGGGTACCTACGTGGTGCACATCCAGGTGCCCGACTGCCAGGGTGGCACGCGCGAGCTGATCCGTACGCTGATGCTGGTGCGCTAGGGGATAGGGGATAGGGGATAGGCGATAGGGGATAGGGGATAGGGGATAGGGGATAGGGGATAGGGGGCGGCGCAGTCCTCCGTAGCTCTATTTGCGTGCATAGCACTTGATTGGCTAAGATCATACCTTCCATCCTGCTCGCTTGAGACTAGCCCGCGCGTGGGATCTTAAAGACAGAAG
The DNA window shown above is from Bacteroidota bacterium and carries:
- a CDS encoding gliding motility-associated C-terminal domain-containing protein, producing ISDRCGRSATAQVEVIDPEASAVHRWGTAFSPNADGLHDTYPSASYLDGAYRLQVFSRWGQLVYTGSQPWRGTDGNTDAPEGTYVVHIQVPDCQGGTRELIRTLMLVR